In Jejubacter calystegiae, the following are encoded in one genomic region:
- a CDS encoding 23S rRNA (adenine(2030)-N(6))-methyltransferase RlmJ translates to MLSYRHSFHAGNHADVLKHTVQSLIIEALKEKEKPFLYLDTHAGAGRYQLSGEHAERTGEYLEGIARLWQCDDIPETLTPYLDAVKAFNPGGQLRYYPGSPLIARHLLRPQDKLQLTELHPSDYPLLRGEFSKDKRAMVSRGDGYQQLKAKLPPVSRRGLILIDPPYEIKTDYQAVVQGISDGYKRFATGVYALWYPVVLRQQIKRMIHELEETGIRRILQIELAVRPDSDQRGMSASGMIVINPPWKLEQQMAELLPWLHARLVPEGIGHTRLEWIVPE, encoded by the coding sequence ATGCTCAGTTATCGCCACAGCTTTCACGCCGGCAACCATGCCGACGTTTTAAAACACACCGTCCAGAGCCTGATTATCGAGGCGCTAAAAGAGAAAGAGAAACCCTTTCTTTACCTGGACACCCACGCTGGCGCCGGGCGTTATCAGCTTTCTGGCGAACATGCCGAGCGTACCGGAGAATACCTGGAAGGAATCGCCCGCCTCTGGCAGTGCGACGACATTCCCGAAACGCTGACCCCATACCTGGACGCGGTAAAAGCCTTTAACCCCGGCGGCCAGTTGCGCTACTACCCCGGCTCGCCGCTGATCGCCCGCCATCTGCTGCGCCCTCAGGACAAACTGCAACTGACCGAACTGCACCCCAGCGACTACCCGCTGCTGCGCGGCGAATTCAGCAAAGATAAGCGCGCCATGGTCAGCCGCGGCGACGGCTACCAGCAGCTCAAAGCCAAACTGCCGCCAGTTTCCCGACGCGGGCTGATTCTTATCGACCCGCCCTATGAAATTAAGACCGACTACCAGGCGGTGGTCCAGGGCATTAGCGATGGCTATAAACGTTTTGCCACCGGCGTTTACGCGCTCTGGTATCCGGTGGTGCTGCGCCAGCAGATAAAACGCATGATTCACGAGCTGGAGGAGACCGGCATCCGCCGCATTCTGCAGATCGAACTGGCGGTCCGCCCGGACAGCGACCAGCGCGGGATGAGCGCATCGGGGATGATTGTGATTAATCCGCCCTGGAAGCTGGAGCAGCAGATGGCAGAGCTACTGCCCTGGCTCCACGCCAGACTGGTTCCCGAAGGCATCGGACACACCAGGCTGGAATGGATTGTGCCGGAATAA
- the gorA gene encoding glutathione-disulfide reductase codes for MTKHYDYIAIGGGSGGIASINRAAMYGKKCALIEAKELGGTCVNVGCVPKKVMWHAAQIAEAIRLYGPDYGFDATLNKLDWQKLVASRSAYIDRIHTSYDNVLGKNKVDVIHGFARFVDAHTVIVNDETISADHILIATGGRPSHPAIPGAEYGIDSDGFFELSELPQRVAVVGAGYIAVELAGVINGLGAETHLLVRKHAPLRSFDPLLVETLVEVMEAEGPNLHTHAVPKSVEKNGDGSLTLTLEDGRTLTVDTLIWAIGREPANDNINLAVTGVKTDEKGYIVVDKYQNTNVDGIYAVGDNTGHIELTPVAVAAGRRLSERLFNNKPEEHLDYSNVPTVVFSHPPIGTVGLTEPQTREQYGDDAVKVYKSSFTAMYTAVTSHRQPCRMKLVCVGPEERIVGIHGIGFGMDEMLQGFAVALKMGATKQDFDNTVAIHPTAAEEFVTMR; via the coding sequence ATGACTAAACATTACGACTATATCGCCATCGGTGGCGGCAGCGGCGGCATCGCTTCCATCAACCGCGCCGCCATGTACGGTAAAAAATGCGCGCTGATCGAAGCAAAGGAACTGGGTGGCACCTGTGTGAACGTAGGCTGCGTACCGAAGAAAGTGATGTGGCATGCGGCGCAGATCGCCGAAGCGATTCGCCTGTACGGCCCGGACTACGGCTTTGACGCCACCCTGAATAAACTGGACTGGCAGAAGCTGGTCGCCAGCCGTAGCGCCTATATCGACCGCATCCACACTTCCTACGACAACGTGTTGGGCAAGAATAAGGTGGATGTGATCCACGGTTTCGCCCGCTTTGTTGATGCCCACACCGTCATCGTTAATGACGAAACCATCAGCGCAGACCATATTCTGATTGCCACCGGCGGTCGCCCGAGCCATCCGGCCATTCCGGGGGCCGAATACGGCATCGATTCCGACGGCTTCTTTGAACTGTCTGAGCTTCCACAGCGCGTTGCGGTGGTCGGCGCGGGCTATATCGCCGTAGAGCTGGCTGGCGTGATTAACGGACTGGGGGCGGAAACCCACCTGTTGGTGCGTAAGCATGCGCCGCTGCGCAGCTTCGATCCGCTACTGGTGGAAACCCTGGTGGAAGTGATGGAGGCCGAAGGACCCAACCTGCACACCCACGCGGTGCCGAAATCGGTAGAGAAAAACGGCGACGGCAGTCTGACCCTGACGCTGGAAGATGGGCGTACTCTCACCGTCGATACCCTGATCTGGGCCATCGGTCGCGAACCTGCCAACGACAACATTAACCTGGCGGTAACCGGTGTGAAAACTGACGAAAAAGGCTACATCGTCGTCGATAAATACCAGAATACCAATGTTGATGGCATTTACGCCGTGGGCGACAACACCGGCCATATCGAACTGACGCCGGTCGCCGTCGCCGCCGGGCGTCGCCTGTCTGAACGGCTGTTTAACAATAAGCCGGAAGAGCACCTGGACTACAGCAATGTACCCACCGTGGTCTTCAGCCATCCGCCAATCGGCACCGTTGGGCTGACTGAACCCCAGACCCGCGAACAGTATGGCGACGACGCGGTGAAGGTCTATAAATCCTCGTTCACCGCCATGTATACCGCGGTCACCAGTCACCGCCAGCCGTGCCGTATGAAGCTGGTCTGCGTGGGGCCGGAAGAGAGGATTGTCGGCATTCACGGTATCGGCTTCGGTATGGACGAAATGCTGCAGGGCTTCGCCGTCGCGCTGAAGATGGGCGCCACCAAGCAGGACTTCGACAACACCGTCGCCATTCATCCCACTGCGGCGGAAGAGTTTGTGACCATGCGCTAA
- a CDS encoding bifunctional helix-turn-helix transcriptional regulator/GNAT family N-acetyltransferase has protein sequence MLSRKSSGTGLSPLQSHILIELDKAPLGVTELARKLGCEKASISRTIRGMTENALLERRQDSQDGRASTFCLTPQGTSLLAQIEENANRFIDQALELASERECRDFSRAIQGLNSALKNARSQREQEIVITEIAPDDNGAMAEIIRQSFRDNKVDHLEGVSLHDPELNNLYQTYQQPGSRYWVARANRRVLGGVGIAPLAGSAEKTCEMQKLFLSANALGTGLGRRLIALSLQEARRLGYDYCYLETLSELQSAVQLYEKFGFEYLETPQGNTGHGGCDLFMQLKLT, from the coding sequence ATGTTAAGTCGGAAAAGTAGCGGCACCGGTCTGTCGCCGCTGCAAAGCCATATCCTGATTGAACTCGATAAGGCCCCTCTTGGCGTGACAGAGCTTGCCAGAAAACTGGGCTGTGAAAAGGCCAGTATCAGCCGGACGATTCGGGGAATGACGGAAAATGCGCTACTGGAACGCCGTCAGGATAGCCAGGACGGCCGGGCTTCCACTTTCTGCCTTACGCCCCAGGGGACGTCGCTGCTGGCACAGATTGAAGAGAACGCCAATCGCTTTATCGATCAGGCGCTTGAGCTGGCTTCCGAACGCGAATGTCGCGATTTCTCGCGGGCGATTCAGGGTCTGAACAGCGCGCTGAAAAACGCCCGCAGCCAACGGGAACAGGAGATTGTCATCACGGAGATCGCACCGGACGATAACGGTGCGATGGCAGAAATTATTCGTCAGAGCTTTCGGGATAATAAAGTCGATCACCTGGAAGGCGTTAGCCTGCACGATCCCGAGCTGAATAATCTGTACCAGACTTACCAGCAGCCGGGTAGTCGCTACTGGGTCGCCAGAGCAAACAGACGGGTATTGGGCGGCGTGGGGATCGCGCCGCTGGCCGGGTCCGCAGAAAAAACCTGTGAAATGCAGAAGCTGTTTCTGAGCGCCAATGCGCTGGGAACTGGTCTGGGGCGACGCCTGATCGCCCTGTCGCTCCAGGAAGCCCGCCGTCTTGGCTACGACTATTGCTACCTGGAAACGCTGAGCGAACTACAAAGCGCCGTGCAGCTATACGAAAAGTTCGGCTTTGAATATCTTGAAACCCCACAGGGGAACACCGGCCATGGCGGCTGCGATCTGTTTATGCAGCTTAAACTGACATAA
- a CDS encoding nucleoside hydrolase: MRVIIDCDPGNGVPGANVDDGLALALALSAPQISLELITTVAGNTASEVGYRVACDLVSRLGASVPVRRGASRALMEPPEPWRARLDGAVDSYGLRELWRDTPSPATVPKSAPLAPYAMGELICQHPGEITLIAIGPLTNIALALRLFPDMAQAVRRIVIMGGVFHVPGYLKDTNFGLDPEAAHMVLTSGAPITLVPMDVTTRTQMVHADLDRLAAVENPCTRYLAQTLRPWLDYSMKTRGLPGCWIHDALTVAWLLEPGLCDSEQAYLDVALEGVARGMTCRRSALKLDVGVAPPAGAPVQILTTVDNVRLLALLERYLQGGAAP, encoded by the coding sequence ATGCGTGTAATTATTGACTGCGATCCCGGCAATGGCGTACCGGGCGCTAACGTAGACGACGGCCTGGCGCTGGCGCTGGCGCTGAGCGCGCCGCAGATAAGCCTGGAACTGATCACCACCGTGGCAGGTAATACCGCCAGTGAGGTGGGCTATCGTGTAGCCTGCGATCTGGTGAGCCGCCTGGGGGCCAGTGTTCCGGTCCGGCGCGGCGCTTCCCGGGCGCTGATGGAGCCGCCGGAGCCCTGGCGGGCGCGGCTGGATGGCGCGGTCGATAGTTACGGGTTACGCGAGTTGTGGCGCGATACGCCGTCGCCTGCGACTGTACCGAAATCAGCGCCGCTGGCGCCCTACGCCATGGGCGAGCTGATTTGTCAGCACCCCGGTGAAATCACGCTGATCGCCATTGGTCCGCTAACCAATATTGCGTTGGCGCTGCGCCTGTTTCCCGACATGGCGCAGGCGGTCAGGCGGATTGTGATTATGGGGGGCGTTTTCCATGTCCCTGGCTATCTGAAAGATACCAACTTCGGCCTGGATCCTGAGGCGGCGCACATGGTGCTGACCAGCGGAGCGCCCATTACCCTGGTGCCGATGGATGTGACGACCCGTACCCAGATGGTGCATGCCGATCTCGACAGGCTGGCCGCGGTGGAAAATCCCTGTACCCGCTATCTGGCGCAAACCCTGCGTCCGTGGCTCGACTATTCCATGAAGACCCGCGGTCTGCCGGGTTGCTGGATCCACGATGCTTTAACCGTCGCCTGGCTGCTGGAGCCTGGATTGTGTGATAGCGAACAGGCGTATCTGGATGTGGCGCTGGAAGGCGTGGCGCGCGGCATGACCTGCCGCCGTAGCGCGCTTAAGCTGGATGTCGGCGTTGCGCCTCCCGCTGGCGCGCCGGTGCAGATCCTGACCACGGTGGATAATGTGCGGTTGCTGGCGCTGCTTGAGCGTTATTTGCAGGGAGGCGCCGCTCCCTGA
- a CDS encoding LacI family DNA-binding transcriptional regulator, with amino-acid sequence MSSSRSRRVTRTDVAREAGTSVAVVSYVINNGPRPVAPATRQRVLAAIEKTGYRPNGVARALASGSTQTYGLVVPNIANPFISSMAHALQQEAFADGKVLLLGDAGDDRLRERELINNLLHRQVDGLIYTSVDRHPCIDVIQASGTPCVMIDRIEPGLNVSSIQVNEQQAAYQATRHLVAHGYREVAIICGPMAMLNTQDRLCGWRQALDEDSLAVNERWIFSTDYTRAGGYEATRRMLAGPLPRALFATNEQQAFGCLRALAEQGLKVPEDVALVCFNATQESYYSVPSLTAVRQPVVQMAQAAIAMLREWDGTAHRLEFDFELQPGESCGCRPSGTPDN; translated from the coding sequence GTGAGCTCATCCCGTTCCCGGCGCGTGACGCGCACCGATGTCGCTCGTGAGGCAGGGACCTCGGTGGCGGTTGTCAGCTATGTTATCAATAACGGCCCGCGCCCGGTGGCGCCAGCAACCCGGCAACGGGTACTGGCGGCGATAGAAAAGACCGGTTACCGACCGAATGGCGTGGCGCGCGCGCTGGCATCCGGCTCTACTCAGACCTACGGTCTGGTAGTACCGAATATCGCCAATCCCTTTATCTCTTCGATGGCTCACGCGCTGCAGCAGGAAGCCTTTGCCGACGGTAAGGTATTGCTACTGGGGGATGCCGGTGACGATCGCCTGCGGGAACGCGAGCTTATCAACAACCTGTTGCACCGCCAGGTGGATGGACTGATTTATACCAGCGTCGACCGCCATCCCTGTATTGATGTGATTCAGGCCAGCGGCACGCCCTGTGTGATGATCGACAGGATCGAGCCCGGGTTAAACGTCAGTTCGATTCAGGTCAACGAACAGCAGGCGGCTTATCAGGCCACCCGCCACCTGGTGGCGCACGGCTACCGGGAGGTCGCCATTATCTGTGGACCCATGGCGATGCTGAATACGCAGGATCGCCTGTGCGGCTGGCGTCAGGCGCTGGATGAAGACTCCCTGGCGGTGAACGAGCGCTGGATTTTTTCCACCGATTACACCCGCGCTGGCGGCTATGAAGCGACCCGGCGCATGCTGGCAGGGCCGTTGCCGCGCGCGCTGTTCGCCACCAATGAGCAACAGGCGTTTGGTTGCCTGAGAGCGCTGGCGGAACAGGGGCTGAAAGTCCCGGAAGATGTGGCGCTGGTCTGTTTTAATGCCACGCAGGAGTCATATTACAGCGTGCCGTCGCTGACTGCGGTGCGCCAGCCGGTGGTCCAAATGGCGCAGGCGGCTATCGCGATGTTACGGGAGTGGGACGGTACGGCGCATCGTCTGGAGTTCGATTTTGAGTTGCAGCCTGGGGAGTCCTGCGGTTGTCGGCCGTCGGGAACCCCCGATAACTGA
- a CDS encoding MFS transporter, protein MSIDTTGVSSADAPHAAQERLATEEGRRDFRRATFSCWLGTTMEYADFALYGLAAGIIFGDVFFPEATPVMALLSSFAAWSVGFIARPIGALLFGWIGDRHGRKVVMVATIALMGLSTTLIGLIPGYNSIGVWAPVCLVILRFSQGLGAGAELSGGTVMLGEYAPVKRRGLVSSIIALGSNSGTLLASLVWLLVLQLDKESLMSWGWRIPFLGSMLIAVAALIIRRHIRETPVFERQKALLEAERQEAMARGLAQQSQDTRSFWRRTRAFWTMVGLRIGENGPSYLAQGFIIGYVAKVLAVDKSVPTTAVFIASLLGFAIIPLAGWLSDRFGRRITYRWFCLLLILYAFPAFMMLDSREPWVVISTIVVGMGLASLGIFGVQAAWGVELFGVTNRYTKMAFAKELGSILSGGTAPLVAAALLSWAGHWWPIATYFALMAAIGFVTTFFAPETRGRDLNLPEDAI, encoded by the coding sequence ATACCACCGGCGTATCTTCTGCCGATGCGCCGCATGCGGCGCAGGAGCGGTTGGCCACGGAAGAAGGGCGGCGAGATTTTCGGCGCGCGACCTTCTCCTGCTGGTTAGGCACCACCATGGAATACGCGGACTTCGCGCTCTATGGCCTGGCCGCTGGCATCATTTTTGGCGATGTCTTCTTTCCGGAGGCAACGCCAGTAATGGCGTTGCTCTCCAGTTTTGCCGCCTGGTCGGTGGGCTTTATCGCCCGCCCCATCGGCGCACTGTTATTCGGCTGGATAGGCGACCGCCATGGTCGCAAGGTAGTGATGGTGGCGACCATTGCGCTGATGGGGCTATCCACCACCCTTATTGGCCTGATTCCCGGTTACAACTCAATCGGCGTCTGGGCGCCCGTCTGTCTGGTTATTCTACGTTTTTCTCAGGGGCTTGGCGCTGGCGCCGAGCTTTCTGGTGGCACGGTGATGCTGGGCGAATACGCGCCGGTTAAACGGCGCGGCCTGGTCTCTTCCATTATCGCGTTGGGCTCCAACAGCGGCACGTTGCTGGCCTCGTTAGTGTGGCTGTTGGTGCTTCAGCTCGATAAAGAGAGCCTGATGAGCTGGGGCTGGCGTATTCCTTTTCTGGGCAGCATGCTGATTGCGGTGGCCGCGCTGATTATTCGCCGCCATATTCGCGAAACGCCGGTATTTGAACGGCAGAAGGCGCTACTGGAAGCCGAACGTCAGGAAGCCATGGCGCGCGGTCTGGCGCAGCAAAGTCAGGATACGCGCAGCTTCTGGCGCCGTACCCGGGCTTTCTGGACCATGGTGGGCCTGCGCATTGGCGAAAACGGCCCTTCTTATCTGGCTCAGGGCTTTATTATTGGCTATGTGGCGAAGGTGCTGGCGGTGGATAAATCCGTGCCCACCACGGCGGTGTTTATCGCTTCGCTGCTGGGCTTTGCGATTATTCCTCTGGCGGGTTGGCTTTCCGACCGCTTCGGGCGACGCATTACCTATCGCTGGTTCTGCCTGCTGCTGATCCTCTACGCCTTCCCGGCCTTTATGATGCTGGATTCCCGTGAACCCTGGGTGGTGATTTCAACGATTGTGGTGGGCATGGGGCTGGCGTCGCTTGGGATCTTCGGCGTACAGGCGGCCTGGGGGGTTGAGCTGTTCGGCGTCACTAACCGTTACACCAAAATGGCCTTTGCCAAAGAGCTGGGCTCCATTCTTTCCGGTGGTACCGCACCGCTGGTGGCCGCCGCGCTGCTCTCATGGGCGGGACACTGGTGGCCGATCGCGACCTATTTTGCCCTGATGGCGGCAATCGGGTTTGTGACGACCTTCTTTGCGCCGGAAACCCGGGGGCGTGACCTGAATCTGCCGGAAGATGCGATTTAA